The sequence CTCTTGAACAATGTCGTCGACCATATCCTGCATCTGGAGGGCGGGAAGGTCACGCTTTACCCCGGCGGCTATGATGATTTCGAGCGGCAGCGCGCCGAGCGCATCGCGCAGCTTGCGGCGGCGAAAGCGGCGCAGGACGCGCAGCGCGCCAAGCTCCAGGATTATGTGGCGCGCAACAGCGCGCGCGCCTCGACCGCCAAACAGGCGCAATCGCGCGCCAAGCAGCTCGCAAAGATGCAGCCGATCGCCGCGGTTGCCGAAGATCCCAGCCTTGTCTTCGATTTCCCCAGCCCCGACGCGCTGAAGCCGCCGCTCATCACGCTCGACCTCGCGAGCGTCGGCTATGCGCCGGGCGAACCGATCCTGACGCGGCTCAACCTGCGCATCGATCCCGACGACCGCATCGCGCTGCTCGGCCGCAACGGAAATGGCAAGACGACGCTCGCGCGCCTGCTCGCGGCGCAGCTCGCGCCGATGGACGGCGCGATGGCGGCGTCGGGCAAGATGCGCGTCGGTTATTTCACCCAATATCAGGTCGAGGAACTCGACGGCGGCGACACGCCGCTGGGCCATATGACGCGCGTGATGGCGGGCAAGACGCCGGGCGCGGTGCGCGCGCAACTGGGGCGGTTCGGCTTCACCGGCAACAAGGCGACGACCGAGGTGGGTAAGCTGTCGGGCGGCGAACGCGCGCGGCTGGCGCTCGCGCTCATCACGCGCGACGCGCCGCATCTGCTCATCCTCGACGAGCCGACCAACCACCTCGACGTCGATGCGCGCGAGGCGCTTGTGCAGGCGCTCAACGGCTTCGACGGCGCGGTGCTGATCGTCAGCCACGACCGCCACATGCTCGAACTCACCGCCGACCGGCTGGTGCTCGTCGATGGCGGGACGGCGCGCGAATTCGACGGCAGCATGGACGATTATGTCGCCTTCATTCTGGGCAAAGCGGCGGCGAACGACGATGCGAAGCCCGCCGCAAAGCCCAGGGATGCGAAAGCCGCGCGGCAGGAAGCGGCAAAGGCGCGCGAGGCGCAGGCGGCGCTGCGCAAGAGCGCGAAGGAGCTGGAGGCCAGGGCTGGAAAGCTTGCGCAGCAGATCAGCGCGATCGACCGCGCGATGTTCGACCCCGCCAGCGCCGAACCCGCGCTCGCGAAACTGACGATGGGCGACCTCGCGCAGCGCCGCGGCAGGCTGGCGGCCGAGCTGGAGGCGGCCGAGGCGGCGTGGATGGACGCGCTGGAGGCGATCGAGACGACGGCGGCTTGATAGCCCCTCCCCTTCAGGGGAGGGGTTGGGGTGGGGTCCATCGGCCTTGCGCAAGGCCGATGGACCCCACCCGCTGCGACTAGCGAACAAGTTCGCAAGTCTCGCTGCCCTCCCCTGAAGGGGAGGGCGTCACCGCCACATTGACTCGCCTGCCCAAATCCCTCATAATAGTTTCAATTGAAACCATATGAGGGAATGACCATGGCCGACCTGTTCGAAAACCCACTGGGCCTCGACGGCTTCGAGTTCGTCGAGTTTTCGGCGCCCGAAAAGGGCATTCTCGAACCCGTGTTCGAACGCATGGGCTTTACCCGGATCGCGCGGCACCGCTCGAAGGACGTGCAATTGTGGCGCCAGGGCGACATCAACCTGATCGCCAACTACGAGCCCCGCTCGCCTGCCGCCTATTTCGCCGCCGAGCATGGCCCGTCGGCGTGCGGGATGGGGTGGCGTTGCCGCGACGCGGCCATGGCCTATGCCGAGGCCATCGAGCGCGGCGCCGAGCCGGTCGAAACCACGCCCGGCCCGATGGAACTCCGCCTCCCCGCGATCCGCGGCATCGGCGGCTCGATCATCTACCTCATCGACCGCTATGGCGACGACCTCAGCATCTATGACATCGACTTCGTGTACGAGGAGGGCGTCGATCGCCATCCGGTCGGCGCGGGGCTGAAGCTGATCGATCACCTCACCCACAATGTCTATGGCGGCCGCATGGCGCATTGGGCCGCCTTCTACGAGCGGATCGCGGGTTTCCGCGAAATACGCTATTTCGACATCAAGGGTGAATATACCGGGCTGACGTCAAAGGCGATGACCGCCCCCGACGGCAAGATCCGCATTCCCCTGAACGAAGAAGGCGCGGGCGGCGGCGGCCAGATCGAGGAATATCTGCGCGCCTA is a genomic window of Sphingopyxis sp. FD7 containing:
- a CDS encoding ABC-F family ATP-binding cassette domain-containing protein — protein: MLTINGLTVRLGGRTILDRATASLPGKSRTGLIGRNGAGKSTLMKVMIGQLEADEGGIEMPRKTRVGYIAQEAPSGSATPFETVLAADIERAELLAASEVERDPHKLGDIHERLIAIDAYTAPARAARILIGLGFDEAMQGQPLDSFSGGWKMRVALAALLFSNPDLLLLDEPSNHLDLEATMWLENFLKSYPGQLVVISHERDLLNNVVDHILHLEGGKVTLYPGGYDDFERQRAERIAQLAAAKAAQDAQRAKLQDYVARNSARASTAKQAQSRAKQLAKMQPIAAVAEDPSLVFDFPSPDALKPPLITLDLASVGYAPGEPILTRLNLRIDPDDRIALLGRNGNGKTTLARLLAAQLAPMDGAMAASGKMRVGYFTQYQVEELDGGDTPLGHMTRVMAGKTPGAVRAQLGRFGFTGNKATTEVGKLSGGERARLALALITRDAPHLLILDEPTNHLDVDAREALVQALNGFDGAVLIVSHDRHMLELTADRLVLVDGGTAREFDGSMDDYVAFILGKAAANDDAKPAAKPRDAKAARQEAAKAREAQAALRKSAKELEARAGKLAQQISAIDRAMFDPASAEPALAKLTMGDLAQRRGRLAAELEAAEAAWMDALEAIETTAA
- the hppD gene encoding 4-hydroxyphenylpyruvate dioxygenase, encoding MADLFENPLGLDGFEFVEFSAPEKGILEPVFERMGFTRIARHRSKDVQLWRQGDINLIANYEPRSPAAYFAAEHGPSACGMGWRCRDAAMAYAEAIERGAEPVETTPGPMELRLPAIRGIGGSIIYLIDRYGDDLSIYDIDFVYEEGVDRHPVGAGLKLIDHLTHNVYGGRMAHWAAFYERIAGFREIRYFDIKGEYTGLTSKAMTAPDGKIRIPLNEEGAGGGGQIEEYLRAYNGEGIQHIAFACDDLYAAWDKLKALGNPFAPSPPDTYYELLAERLPGHGEPVDELKSRGILLDGSTTEGDPRLLLQIFGQTVIGPVFFEFIQRKKDEGFGEGNFTALFKSMELDQIRRGALNVEAEPAE